In one Thermaerobacter sp. PB12/4term genomic region, the following are encoded:
- a CDS encoding CpsD/CapB family tyrosine-protein kinase — translation MRPPQRGTDSGVLAGLQGYSPSVEAYRLVRTNLQFLAVDNPLRSIMITSGLPGEGKSLTAANLAVSFASAGKTTVLVDADLRRPVQSSLFGLPNVYGLSAVLAGSCTLNEALQSVPRAKNLWVLPAGPTPPNPAELLGSRRAQELFTGLTNDYDVVIYDTPPPVMVADPLVLAPQVDGVILVVSAQNSDYVQSQKAKEALEKVGARILGAVLNDVPLKQMGYYARYYRRR, via the coding sequence TTGCGTCCACCCCAGAGAGGGACCGACTCAGGCGTCCTCGCAGGGCTTCAGGGGTATTCTCCGTCAGTCGAGGCCTACCGCCTCGTGCGGACCAATCTGCAGTTCCTAGCGGTGGACAACCCCCTGCGTAGCATCATGATCACCAGTGGTCTTCCTGGGGAGGGCAAGTCCCTGACAGCTGCGAATTTGGCCGTAAGTTTCGCCAGCGCAGGGAAGACTACTGTCCTGGTCGATGCCGACCTACGGCGCCCTGTGCAGTCGTCGTTGTTCGGGCTTCCGAATGTGTATGGTCTCTCTGCGGTCCTCGCTGGCTCCTGTACCCTGAACGAGGCGCTCCAGTCCGTACCGCGTGCCAAGAACCTATGGGTTCTGCCGGCTGGCCCAACGCCGCCCAATCCGGCGGAGTTGCTCGGGTCGCGCCGCGCCCAGGAGCTCTTTACGGGGCTCACCAATGACTATGACGTGGTGATTTACGATACTCCGCCGCCGGTAATGGTCGCAGACCCTCTGGTGCTCGCACCGCAGGTGGACGGCGTGATTCTGGTGGTCAGCGCCCAGAACTCGGATTATGTGCAGTCTCAGAAGGCCAAGGAGGCCCTGGAGAAGGTCGGTGCCCGGATTCTGGGGGCCGTCCTGAACGACGTGCCGCTCAAACAGATGGGTTATTATGCCCGGTACTACCGGCGGCGTTAG
- a CDS encoding CocE/NonD family hydrolase → MAWLGDTPAPVDRGSAAGVYNVRHQFNVRVPMRDGITLSADIYRPDAPGRFPVVLARTPYNKNSQRAWQYGNFFAKHGYVFVWMDVRGRGDSEGEFVPYRNDARDGYDAIEWLARQPWSTGDVATWGGSYLGRIQWLTALEKPPHLKAMIVHVTPSDPYVEWPTGTPGPMHVCWNRMTDGRVLQYVKDVDWMKVYEHLPLLTMDEAAGFVSRHWREDCAHPTLDDWWEPLRYQHRFHEIDLPVLHVSGWYDDEQIGTPLNFAGMVRHAPSERARRGQKLIMGPWGHRVNESRKLGEVDFGPEAVIDLDGYEVRWLDYWLKGIDNGIGDEPPVRLFIMGANRWRDEHEWPLARTRWTKFYLHSGGRAYSRFGDGVLSTEPPATDEPPDVYLYDPARPVPFITDPLSSQIGGPDDYAAIETRGDVLVYSTPPLERDVEVTGPVKLVLYASSSAVDTDFMAKLVDVHPNGFCQRLCDGMVRARFREGMHKEVLMEPGQVYRFEIDLWNTAQVFKAGHRIRLEIASSAFPKYDRNLNTGEPLATSTRMVVAENRVWHTPAWPSHLILPVIPE, encoded by the coding sequence TTGGCCTGGCTCGGCGACACCCCTGCCCCTGTTGATCGGGGTTCGGCGGCGGGGGTTTATAACGTCCGCCACCAGTTCAACGTCCGCGTCCCCATGCGGGACGGGATTACCCTTTCTGCGGACATCTACCGGCCCGACGCCCCGGGCCGCTTCCCCGTGGTGCTGGCCCGGACGCCCTACAACAAGAATTCGCAGCGGGCCTGGCAATATGGGAATTTCTTCGCGAAGCACGGCTACGTCTTCGTCTGGATGGACGTGCGGGGGCGGGGGGACTCGGAGGGGGAGTTCGTCCCCTACCGCAACGACGCCCGGGACGGCTACGACGCCATCGAGTGGCTGGCCCGGCAGCCCTGGTCGACCGGGGACGTGGCCACCTGGGGCGGCTCCTATCTCGGGCGCATCCAGTGGCTGACCGCCCTGGAGAAGCCGCCCCACCTCAAGGCCATGATCGTCCACGTGACGCCGTCGGACCCCTATGTGGAGTGGCCCACGGGCACACCGGGGCCCATGCACGTCTGCTGGAACCGGATGACCGACGGGCGGGTCCTTCAGTACGTGAAGGACGTCGACTGGATGAAGGTCTACGAGCACCTGCCGCTGCTGACCATGGACGAGGCGGCGGGGTTCGTGAGCCGGCACTGGCGGGAGGACTGCGCCCACCCCACCCTGGACGACTGGTGGGAGCCCCTGCGCTACCAGCACCGGTTCCACGAGATCGACCTGCCGGTGCTGCACGTCTCGGGTTGGTACGACGACGAGCAGATCGGCACGCCCCTGAACTTCGCCGGCATGGTGCGGCACGCCCCCAGCGAGCGGGCCCGGCGGGGCCAGAAGCTGATCATGGGGCCCTGGGGGCACCGGGTGAACGAGAGCCGCAAGCTGGGCGAGGTGGACTTCGGCCCCGAGGCCGTCATCGACCTGGACGGGTACGAGGTCCGCTGGCTGGACTACTGGCTCAAGGGCATCGACAACGGCATCGGCGACGAGCCGCCGGTGCGCCTGTTCATCATGGGGGCGAACCGCTGGCGGGACGAGCACGAGTGGCCCCTGGCCCGGACGCGGTGGACGAAGTTCTACCTGCACAGCGGCGGGCGGGCCTACAGCCGCTTCGGCGACGGGGTGCTCTCCACCGAGCCGCCGGCCACCGACGAGCCGCCGGACGTCTACCTCTATGACCCGGCCCGGCCGGTGCCCTTCATCACCGATCCCCTGTCCAGCCAGATCGGCGGCCCCGACGACTACGCCGCCATTGAGACCCGGGGCGACGTGCTGGTCTACTCGACACCGCCCCTGGAGCGGGACGTGGAGGTCACGGGGCCGGTGAAGCTGGTGCTGTACGCCTCGTCGTCGGCGGTGGACACCGACTTCATGGCCAAGCTGGTGGACGTGCACCCCAACGGCTTCTGCCAGCGGCTCTGCGACGGCATGGTACGGGCCCGGTTCCGGGAGGGAATGCACAAGGAGGTCCTGATGGAGCCGGGCCAGGTGTACCGCTTCGAGATCGACCTCTGGAACACCGCCCAGGTGTTCAAGGCGGGGCACCGGATTCGCCTCGAGATCGCCTCCAGCGCCTTCCCCAAGTACGACCGCAACCTGAACACCGGCGAGCCCCTGGCCACCTCCACGCGCATGGTGGTGGCGGAGAACCGGGTCTGGCACACGCCGGCGTGGCCGTCGCATTTGATCCTGCCGGTGATCCCGGAGTAG
- a CDS encoding MurR/RpiR family transcriptional regulator: protein MSQDAMPGTPQGASVLGAITTARDKLTASERKVADFILSNPGEAVYLSVTELADRCGTSEASVVRFCRKAGFQGFQHLKIALAWSLVPPAAGAGEGSAAGLGELAAVSVLHDQTVQALADTRGVLPPAVLRKAAQALARARRIDVYGVGTSGMVARIAAYKLIRHGKPAFAHGDPHMQAISAAVLGPTDVALAISFSGSTQDTLHSLELAKRSGATTISITNYPRSPIRRVSDILIPIAVRENPLQSGALPVLAAQLYAVEVLVATTVEEMGDAAHQALQRTSEAVMEKKP from the coding sequence TTGTCCCAGGACGCCATGCCCGGAACGCCCCAAGGCGCGTCGGTTCTCGGAGCCATCACGACCGCGCGTGACAAGCTCACCGCCAGCGAGCGGAAGGTCGCTGACTTCATCCTTAGCAACCCGGGCGAGGCGGTGTACCTTTCCGTGACGGAACTGGCCGACCGCTGCGGGACCAGCGAGGCCAGCGTGGTGCGCTTCTGCCGCAAGGCGGGCTTCCAGGGCTTTCAGCACCTGAAGATCGCCCTGGCGTGGAGCCTGGTGCCGCCGGCCGCCGGTGCGGGCGAGGGTTCTGCCGCAGGGCTGGGGGAGCTGGCCGCTGTTTCTGTGCTGCACGACCAGACCGTTCAAGCGCTGGCCGATACCCGTGGCGTGCTGCCGCCAGCCGTCCTAAGGAAGGCGGCCCAGGCACTGGCCCGGGCCCGCCGGATCGACGTGTACGGGGTCGGCACGTCGGGAATGGTGGCCCGCATCGCCGCCTATAAGCTGATACGCCACGGAAAGCCGGCCTTTGCCCATGGCGACCCCCACATGCAGGCCATCTCCGCCGCCGTTCTGGGCCCAACGGACGTGGCCCTGGCCATCTCCTTCTCGGGCAGCACCCAGGACACCCTTCACTCCCTGGAACTGGCGAAGCGGTCGGGTGCCACGACCATCAGCATCACCAACTACCCGCGCTCCCCCATCCGCAGGGTATCAGACATCTTGATCCCCATCGCCGTGCGGGAGAATCCTCTCCAAAGCGGTGCCCTCCCGGTGTTGGCCGCCCAGCTTTACGCTGTTGAGGTGCTGGTGGCCACCACGGTGGAGGAAATGGGCGATGCCGCCCACCAGGCCTTGCAGCGGACCAGCGAGGCGGTCATGGAGAAGAAGCCGTAA
- a CDS encoding PTS sugar transporter subunit IIC, which yields MELWQVLALTLWTGLCIYDILGPSVLLGFRPLIAGFGAGLIMGDVTLGMAIGATMELMALGVYTYGGATIPDYQTGAILGTALAAASDQGVAFGLTVGIPAALLMTQLDVLGRFLPTFWIHAADRAAEEANLRKLGFLHWTAFLPWCLTRMIPVFLAAWLGPAAVEAFSHSIPEWFMKGMTTVGHVLPALGFAMLLKIMPVERYWYFMLFGFVLFAYMKVSLLGIAIFALALTIVYTRLKYGDEEASSGV from the coding sequence GTGGAGCTCTGGCAGGTGCTGGCCCTCACGCTGTGGACGGGTCTCTGCATTTACGACATCCTCGGGCCCAGCGTGTTGCTCGGTTTCCGCCCGCTGATCGCCGGGTTCGGTGCTGGACTGATCATGGGTGACGTCACCCTGGGCATGGCCATCGGCGCCACCATGGAACTGATGGCCCTGGGGGTCTATACCTACGGCGGTGCGACAATTCCAGACTACCAGACAGGCGCCATCCTGGGTACGGCTCTAGCGGCCGCCAGCGACCAGGGGGTAGCCTTCGGCCTGACGGTGGGCATTCCCGCGGCCCTTCTGATGACGCAGCTCGACGTGCTGGGGCGCTTCCTGCCGACCTTCTGGATCCATGCGGCCGACCGGGCTGCGGAGGAGGCCAACTTGCGGAAGCTGGGATTCCTTCACTGGACAGCCTTCCTGCCCTGGTGCCTGACGCGGATGATCCCGGTCTTCCTGGCGGCCTGGCTGGGCCCTGCGGCCGTGGAAGCCTTCTCCCACTCCATTCCCGAGTGGTTCATGAAGGGGATGACGACGGTCGGGCACGTGTTGCCGGCTCTGGGCTTCGCCATGCTGTTGAAGATCATGCCTGTGGAGCGCTACTGGTACTTCATGCTGTTCGGCTTCGTCCTCTTCGCCTACATGAAGGTCAGCCTTCTGGGGATCGCCATCTTTGCCCTGGCCCTGACCATCGTCTACACCCGCCTAAAGTACGGGGACGAGGAGGCGTCTTCCGGTGTCTGA
- a CDS encoding PTS system mannose/fructose/sorbose family transporter subunit IID, whose translation MSERKLSRRDLVSAFIRYLLGFQVSWNYERMQALGFCYSMVPVLKRLYPNRDDLAQALKRHLSFFNTNPIVGGPAILGSAIGMEEAGSPSSAEGVKVSLMGPLAGVGDTLVWALYNSILFTIGASLALQGNVAGPLLVIVLVAIPYTLARWWQFWWAYTQGRNLAVSLARGMLTRLTDAAMILGLKLTRFRGQVEAYATTPSCG comes from the coding sequence GTGTCTGAGCGCAAGTTGAGCCGCCGCGACCTAGTGTCCGCCTTCATCCGTTACCTGCTCGGCTTCCAGGTGTCCTGGAACTACGAGCGCATGCAGGCCCTGGGCTTCTGTTACTCCATGGTGCCGGTCCTCAAGCGACTCTACCCCAACCGGGACGACCTGGCCCAGGCCCTCAAACGCCACCTGAGCTTCTTCAACACCAACCCCATCGTGGGTGGGCCCGCCATCCTGGGCTCTGCCATTGGCATGGAGGAGGCGGGGAGCCCCTCCTCGGCGGAAGGCGTCAAAGTCAGCCTCATGGGCCCGCTGGCCGGCGTCGGCGACACCCTGGTCTGGGCCCTGTACAACAGCATCCTGTTCACCATCGGTGCCTCCCTGGCGTTGCAGGGCAACGTGGCCGGTCCCCTGCTGGTGATCGTCCTCGTGGCAATCCCGTACACGCTGGCCCGTTGGTGGCAGTTCTGGTGGGCCTATACCCAGGGCCGGAATCTGGCCGTGTCCTTAGCCCGCGGCATGCTTACGCGGCTAACCGACGCCGCCATGATTCTCGGCCTGAAGTTGACCCGGTTTCGTGGACAGGTTGAGGCTTACGCGACAACCCCTTCCTGTGGCTGA
- a CDS encoding PTS system mannose/fructose/sorbose family transporter subunit IID, whose product MVLGGFIPSVISATTPLTYQQTVTVEGQTVTQTVKLQEQLDSLLPGLIPILLTGLAYYLLKKRGWSPQAVLAVLFVLGLVFGALGWLA is encoded by the coding sequence GTGGTGCTGGGCGGGTTCATCCCCTCGGTGATCTCGGCGACTACACCCCTGACCTACCAGCAGACGGTCACCGTGGAGGGCCAGACGGTCACGCAGACGGTCAAGCTCCAGGAGCAGCTGGACAGCTTGCTGCCGGGGCTGATCCCCATCCTCCTGACCGGCCTGGCCTACTACCTGTTGAAGAAGCGGGGCTGGAGCCCACAAGCGGTGTTGGCCGTTCTCTTTGTCCTGGGCCTGGTGTTCGGGGCCCTGGGCTGGCTGGCTTGA
- a CDS encoding sugar isomerase domain-containing protein, whose amino-acid sequence MSKYLDTILQLLAQVARRNEEAIGRAAAVVASVIEQDGLVYVFGSGHSQLLAAELHMRAGGLVPIQAIWDPGFGRAERVEGYALSLLEDYEFRPGEAMIVISNSGRNPAPVEVALRAKELGLTVIAVTAVEYSLGQPSRHRSGRRLCEVADIVLDTMGVPGDALVPLPGGGAAGPASTVVGAALLNAVVVAAAEELQRRGQVPPLLQSVNLDGTSNEAVLQRYRGRLRRVL is encoded by the coding sequence ATGTCCAAGTATCTCGACACCATTCTACAGCTTCTGGCGCAGGTTGCCCGCCGCAATGAAGAGGCCATCGGTCGGGCTGCAGCGGTGGTAGCCAGCGTGATCGAACAGGACGGGCTGGTCTACGTCTTCGGCTCGGGCCACTCACAGCTGCTGGCGGCAGAATTGCACATGCGGGCGGGGGGCCTGGTGCCTATTCAGGCCATCTGGGACCCGGGCTTCGGCCGGGCGGAACGGGTCGAGGGCTACGCCCTGTCCCTTCTGGAAGACTACGAGTTCCGCCCCGGCGAGGCCATGATCGTGATCAGCAACTCCGGCCGCAATCCCGCCCCCGTGGAAGTGGCCCTGCGGGCCAAAGAGCTGGGGCTTACGGTCATCGCGGTCACGGCGGTGGAGTACAGCCTGGGCCAGCCGTCCCGACACCGGTCGGGTCGGCGGCTGTGCGAGGTGGCCGACATCGTCCTGGACACCATGGGGGTCCCCGGCGACGCCCTGGTGCCGCTGCCGGGGGGTGGTGCCGCCGGCCCGGCGTCGACGGTGGTCGGCGCGGCCCTGCTCAACGCCGTGGTGGTGGCGGCGGCAGAGGAACTGCAACGGCGCGGCCAGGTGCCGCCCCTCCTGCAGTCCGTCAACCTGGACGGGACGTCCAATGAGGCGGTGCTGCAGCGGTACCGCGGCCGCCTCAGGCGGGTGCTTTAG
- a CDS encoding PTS sugar transporter subunit IIA yields MTVILVGHGSLPQGMLAAAELILGPQEQVHALGLEPGDSPEVLAGRLESLVAGAERGVLVLADLFGGSPANAAARVLMGGSRGVQVVAGLNLPMLLEVLMARLQGVADAAELARRAAEAGRDGVRDMRPIFGG; encoded by the coding sequence ATGACGGTGATTCTTGTGGGACACGGCAGCCTGCCGCAGGGCATGCTGGCTGCGGCGGAACTGATCCTGGGCCCGCAGGAGCAGGTCCACGCCCTGGGCCTGGAGCCGGGCGACAGCCCGGAGGTCCTGGCCGGCCGCCTGGAGTCCCTGGTCGCCGGTGCCGAGCGTGGGGTTCTAGTCCTAGCCGACCTCTTTGGAGGAAGTCCGGCCAATGCCGCAGCACGGGTGCTCATGGGCGGCAGCCGGGGGGTGCAGGTGGTGGCAGGCCTCAACCTACCCATGCTTCTTGAGGTGCTCATGGCGCGCCTGCAGGGTGTGGCTGATGCGGCCGAACTGGCCCGCCGGGCCGCCGAGGCGGGGCGGGACGGCGTACGTGACATGCGGCCAATCTTCGGCGGGTGA